From one Bacteroidales bacterium genomic stretch:
- a CDS encoding HAD family phosphatase has protein sequence MLKMVVTDLDGTLLNSDAIAEKPVLETLFSLGEMGIVRTIATGRSLYSINKVLSDDFPIDYIIFSSGAGVIRWSDKQILNSRLLYQHEVQSVVDDLITHGIDFMVHEPIPHNHCFLYHSTNNENSDFDRRIETYRAFCRPYISGIDFPNGATQIIAVLPNDTELFTRLSNKFPKLKVIRTTSPSDGVSIWMEIFPLDVSKAYGISWLCGDEVKCKRNEVIAIGNDFNDLDMLDFIELSYVVSNAPDELKKHYKVVPSNNEYGFNFAVKDALTILR, from the coding sequence ATGCTGAAAATGGTTGTTACTGATCTTGATGGTACACTGCTGAATAGTGATGCTATTGCTGAGAAACCTGTCCTAGAAACATTATTCAGTTTAGGTGAAATGGGGATAGTAAGAACAATTGCCACAGGTCGTTCGCTTTACTCAATTAATAAGGTTTTATCGGATGATTTTCCAATTGACTATATAATTTTTTCTTCTGGTGCTGGTGTGATTCGATGGAGCGATAAACAGATATTGAATTCTCGTCTTCTATATCAGCACGAGGTTCAATCTGTTGTTGATGATTTAATTACACATGGAATTGATTTTATGGTTCATGAGCCAATACCTCACAATCATTGTTTTCTTTACCATTCAACAAATAATGAAAACTCCGATTTTGACAGGAGAATAGAGACATATAGAGCATTTTGTAGACCATATATTTCAGGTATCGATTTTCCGAATGGAGCAACCCAAATAATAGCTGTTCTACCTAATGATACCGAGTTATTTACCCGATTAAGTAATAAGTTTCCAAAATTAAAGGTTATTAGAACAACATCCCCTTCGGATGGAGTTTCAATTTGGATGGAAATTTTTCCACTTGATGTTTCAAAAGCCTATGGAATAAGTTGGCTTTGTGGTGACGAGGTGAAATGTAAGAGAAATGAGGTTATTGCAATTGGAAACGACTTTAACGATTTGGATATGCTCGATTTTATAGAACTTTCTTATGTTGTTTCGAATGCACCTGATGAGTTAAAAAAACATTATAAGGTTGTACCATCTAACAATGAGTATGGTTTTAATTTTGCAGTAAAGGATGCGCTGACTATCCTTCGATGA
- a CDS encoding sulfatase-like hydrolase/transferase, translating into MKKLLGNRYGSILLMYVLFIITSFISRTVLLSMSFHEVNLGIFSLLRVYGVGLFFDTVAFSYFMIPFVLFLLLIPSKLYNSIINRWLGHFILFITIYIMLFNGVSEYFFWEEFGVRYNFIAVDYLIYTTEVIGNIRESYPLPLLLISIFIIDSAIMYLVIKKNLLSPSLNSKVKFKGRLTTGIVLLVLPILSFIIVDNTWAEKTENRYNNELSKNGVHSIFAAFINNELDYETFYIKKPTEENFTNLRSLIKSENSQFISDNVTDISQQVTNQGEEKRYNVIFITVESLSGEFLGYMGSKKGKITPYLDSIANNSILFTNFYATGTRTIWGLEAVALSAPPKPGQSVIKRPNNGNMFSLGHLFKARGYELKFIYGGNGYFDNMNSFYEKNGYTSIDKGDFEDNEINFENAWGVCDEDLLSKTIKEADLSFASGKPFLNLVMTTSNHRPFTYPNGRIDIISPANRQGAVKYTDYAIGDFIRKVQKKPWFNNTLIVIMADHCAGSAGQTELPVLEYQIPLIIYNPTLCPPQRIDKLSSQIDVAPTLLSMLNWTYKSKFFGKDIFKMTPTEERAFIANYQKLGFIKNDKIVILSPQQKVRYYQFNRLTGVMLDIPADNELLKDAVGYYQSSNYVYKKKLDRWE; encoded by the coding sequence ATGAAAAAACTTCTCGGCAATAGGTATGGAAGCATACTGCTAATGTATGTACTTTTTATAATTACTTCATTTATCTCTCGTACTGTATTACTAAGTATGTCGTTCCACGAGGTGAATCTTGGCATTTTCAGTCTCCTTAGAGTATATGGAGTTGGGCTATTCTTTGACACAGTAGCTTTTTCATATTTTATGATACCTTTTGTACTATTCCTATTACTTATTCCAAGCAAACTGTATAATTCTATTATAAATAGATGGCTAGGGCATTTTATCCTATTTATCACAATTTATATAATGCTTTTTAATGGAGTATCCGAATACTTTTTTTGGGAAGAGTTTGGTGTGCGTTATAATTTTATTGCTGTTGATTACCTTATTTATACAACAGAAGTAATCGGAAATATTCGTGAATCGTATCCCCTACCCCTACTTCTTATTTCAATTTTTATTATTGATTCCGCCATAATGTATTTAGTGATAAAGAAGAACCTGCTTTCTCCTTCATTAAATAGCAAAGTTAAATTCAAAGGACGCCTAACAACTGGAATAGTTCTATTAGTATTACCTATTCTATCATTTATAATTGTAGATAATACCTGGGCTGAAAAAACTGAAAATAGGTACAATAATGAATTATCAAAAAATGGGGTGCATTCCATTTTTGCTGCTTTCATAAACAATGAACTCGACTACGAAACATTTTATATTAAGAAACCTACTGAGGAGAATTTCACCAATTTACGTTCACTTATTAAAAGTGAAAATAGCCAATTCATTAGTGATAATGTGACTGATATTTCCCAGCAAGTTACAAATCAAGGAGAGGAAAAGAGGTATAACGTAATCTTCATTACTGTTGAAAGTTTAAGTGGAGAATTTTTGGGATATATGGGCAGCAAGAAGGGAAAAATTACGCCATATCTTGATTCAATCGCAAATAACTCAATACTATTTACAAATTTTTATGCAACGGGTACACGAACCATATGGGGGCTTGAAGCAGTAGCTCTTTCCGCACCGCCAAAGCCTGGGCAAAGTGTAATTAAGCGTCCAAATAATGGTAATATGTTCTCGCTTGGACATCTTTTCAAAGCTCGTGGGTATGAACTTAAATTCATATATGGTGGCAACGGTTATTTCGATAATATGAACTCCTTTTATGAAAAGAATGGATATACATCAATAGATAAAGGTGATTTTGAAGATAATGAAATTAACTTCGAAAATGCTTGGGGAGTTTGCGATGAGGATTTACTATCAAAAACTATAAAGGAAGCAGATCTATCTTTTGCATCGGGAAAACCTTTCCTTAATCTTGTAATGACAACCTCAAATCACCGACCATTTACCTATCCTAATGGGCGTATTGATATTATATCGCCTGCAAATCGTCAAGGTGCAGTTAAATATACCGATTATGCTATTGGCGATTTCATTCGTAAGGTACAAAAGAAACCATGGTTTAATAATACTTTAATAGTAATAATGGCTGATCATTGCGCGGGAAGTGCGGGACAAACCGAGTTACCTGTTCTTGAGTATCAAATACCTCTTATTATATATAATCCAACACTTTGTCCTCCTCAGAGGATCGATAAATTATCAAGTCAAATTGATGTTGCTCCTACTTTGCTTAGCATGCTAAATTGGACATATAAAAGCAAATTCTTTGGAAAAGATATTTTTAAAATGACACCAACTGAGGAAAGAGCTTTTATTGCAAATTACCAAAAGTTAGGATTTATAAAGAATGATAAAA
- a CDS encoding HD domain-containing protein, translated as MELLLEKINSSEQKWLKPLYKHSKSLFQNTHLPSHDAEHHLRVWLHCRGLFIELHKAGIKTTHDSIDKAIVACFFHDAGLTLNVGEQHGFLGRKICEDFFKNNHNFQVPDLSEVLDVIEKHDDKSKKEISAVTPYTMKTILRLVSAADDLDALGYIGVFRYIEIYLKRGIPDSEIPKKVTTNLKNRFSNFLSTYSGLPKFSERQKIRYKETFDFFTELDGYFSQKTEIPDSQLTVFKILKESLVEKRLGIDETIEETLRINTKGYPLWYFSKLRNELEVTSALLLD; from the coding sequence ATGGAACTTCTACTCGAAAAAATAAATAGTTCTGAGCAAAAGTGGCTTAAACCGCTATATAAGCATAGTAAATCCCTATTTCAAAATACACATTTGCCTTCACACGATGCAGAGCATCATTTAAGAGTTTGGTTACATTGCAGAGGTTTGTTTATAGAACTTCATAAGGCAGGCATTAAAACCACTCACGATTCTATTGATAAGGCAATAGTTGCCTGTTTCTTTCACGATGCAGGGCTAACATTGAATGTTGGAGAACAACATGGTTTTTTAGGTCGAAAGATTTGTGAAGATTTCTTCAAAAACAACCATAACTTTCAGGTTCCTGATTTATCAGAAGTACTTGATGTTATTGAAAAACACGACGATAAATCGAAAAAGGAAATCTCGGCTGTTACCCCCTATACAATGAAAACAATTCTGAGGCTTGTTTCAGCCGCTGATGATCTTGATGCTTTGGGTTATATAGGAGTTTTTAGATATATTGAGATTTATTTAAAGAGGGGAATTCCAGACTCTGAAATTCCTAAAAAGGTTACAACAAATTTAAAAAATAGGTTTTCTAATTTTTTAAGCACTTACTCGGGTCTTCCTAAATTCTCGGAAAGGCAAAAGATAAGGTATAAAGAAACCTTCGATTTCTTCACTGAACTTGACGGTTATTTCTCACAAAAGACTGAAATTCCAGATAGCCAACTCACTGTTTTTAAGATATTAAAAGAAAGTCTTGTTGAAAAAAGGTTAGGAATAGATGAAACCATCGAAGAAACTCTAAGAATAAATACTAAAGGTTATCCTCTTTGGTATTTTAGTAAACTTAGAAATGAACTTGAGGTGACATCGGCATTATTACTTGATTAA
- a CDS encoding DNA-binding protein: MTKLITFNELRRIKDNLPSGSMQHIADRLNVNVETVRNYFGGTNYEKGGAVGFHVEQGPDGGIVTLDDSTILDMANELITRSGELV, translated from the coding sequence ATGACCAAATTAATAACATTTAATGAGTTAAGGAGGATAAAAGACAATCTTCCTTCAGGGAGTATGCAACATATCGCAGACAGATTAAACGTGAATGTCGAAACTGTACGTAATTATTTTGGCGGAACAAATTACGAAAAGGGAGGTGCAGTAGGCTTTCACGTTGAGCAGGGACCCGATGGCGGGATTGTTACATTAGATGATTCAACGATACTAGATATGGCTAATGAGCTTATCACAAGGTCGGGGGAATTGGTGTAG
- a CDS encoding YegS/Rv2252/BmrU family lipid kinase: MMQTNNKEKIIFLINPISGTKKKADLPKKILQLIDKSMYDAEVYITKYKGEATEIVPQKIAEGYSRFIAVGGDGTVNEIAKALVDTNGILGIVPIGSGNGLARHLRIPLDLKKSIELINTGKCEAIDYGRVNDVPFFCTCGVGFDAHIGHKFAEATERGFITYLKTTIREFFSYKAKKYKLKIDKTLKLKSRAFLITFANASQYGNDAYISPKADIQDGKLDICILSPFRLYRGVSIGIRLFAKTMDRSPLMNTMRAEKIVLKRKKEGVIHFDGEPCVMGKKLKISIVHNGLKVMFPKIN; the protein is encoded by the coding sequence ATGATGCAAACAAATAATAAAGAGAAAATAATCTTTCTTATCAACCCAATTTCAGGAACCAAAAAGAAAGCGGATTTACCTAAAAAAATACTTCAGCTAATTGATAAATCGATGTATGATGCTGAAGTTTATATCACGAAATATAAGGGAGAAGCAACAGAAATTGTTCCACAAAAAATTGCAGAAGGTTATTCACGATTCATTGCAGTTGGAGGCGATGGAACCGTTAATGAAATAGCCAAAGCATTGGTTGATACCAATGGAATTTTGGGTATTGTTCCTATAGGATCAGGAAATGGACTTGCTAGACATTTGAGAATTCCTCTTGATCTTAAGAAGTCGATAGAGCTTATTAACACAGGAAAATGTGAGGCTATTGATTATGGTAGAGTTAACGATGTTCCTTTTTTCTGTACATGCGGGGTTGGTTTCGATGCACATATTGGGCATAAATTTGCTGAAGCTACGGAGAGAGGCTTTATTACATACCTCAAAACCACTATAAGGGAATTTTTTAGCTATAAGGCAAAAAAATACAAACTAAAAATTGATAAAACATTAAAACTTAAGTCACGTGCTTTTCTCATAACATTTGCAAATGCCTCGCAATATGGTAATGATGCATACATTTCGCCTAAAGCGGATATTCAGGATGGAAAATTAGATATTTGTATTCTTTCACCTTTTAGATTGTATAGAGGCGTAAGCATTGGTATTCGATTATTTGCTAAAACAATGGATCGTAGCCCTTTAATGAATACAATGCGGGCTGAAAAAATTGTTTTAAAGCGTAAAAAAGAGGGTGTTATCCATTTTGATGGTGAACCTTGTGTGATGGGAAAAAAATTGAAGATTAGTATTGTTCACAATGGATTAAAGGTGATGTTTCCTAAAATAAATTGA
- a CDS encoding NAD(P)/FAD-dependent oxidoreductase, producing the protein MILKNSYDIAIIGAGSAGLLAAGSAAMLGAKVVLLEKMEKPARKLRITGKGRCNITNMKSLEEYLKEISPEPRFLRQAFGSFFNQDILDLLKTMGVDTKIERGQRVFPTSEKAWDVAEALIKWVKSLNVEIYNNSQIENIIVDEHIIKGVKVKNTKSGLVNTVNSKCVIIATGGKSYPATGSTGDGYQFAKLAGHKIENLRPSLVGIETKTVYNKAIALNLRNVNATLWIDGKKSISEFGELSFTEYGLDGPIILRLSRLIVDSLINKKKVEISLDLKPALDHQKIESRIQREIANSSKMNIATLLKDLLPSQLIDPFIEILCIDPLKSVNQLNIKDKKNLINLLKDFRIEATNYRGWDEAIVTAGGVSIKEINPKTMESKLVSNLYFAGEVIDVDGNTGGYNLQIAFSTGWLAGNSAAKKVLESTL; encoded by the coding sequence ATTATTTTGAAAAACTCCTATGATATTGCCATCATTGGTGCTGGCTCAGCTGGTTTACTTGCGGCAGGAAGTGCAGCAATGCTTGGTGCAAAAGTTGTTCTCCTAGAAAAAATGGAAAAACCTGCCCGGAAACTAAGAATTACTGGAAAAGGGAGGTGTAATATCACCAATATGAAATCTTTAGAAGAATATCTTAAAGAGATTTCACCTGAGCCTCGTTTCCTACGACAAGCATTTGGTTCTTTTTTCAACCAAGATATTTTGGATTTACTAAAAACAATGGGGGTTGATACAAAGATAGAGCGAGGTCAACGTGTGTTCCCCACTAGCGAAAAAGCATGGGATGTTGCCGAAGCACTTATTAAATGGGTAAAATCTTTGAACGTTGAAATCTACAATAACTCACAAATTGAAAATATTATAGTTGATGAACATATAATAAAAGGTGTAAAGGTTAAAAATACAAAATCGGGATTGGTTAATACTGTCAATAGCAAATGTGTAATTATAGCAACTGGAGGTAAATCATACCCTGCGACTGGTTCAACTGGGGATGGTTACCAATTCGCAAAATTAGCTGGGCATAAAATTGAAAATTTACGTCCATCACTGGTTGGGATTGAAACTAAAACGGTTTACAATAAAGCCATAGCTCTAAATCTTAGAAATGTTAATGCAACACTTTGGATTGATGGAAAAAAAAGTATTAGTGAATTTGGGGAACTCTCTTTTACTGAATACGGATTAGATGGCCCTATAATATTGCGATTAAGCAGGTTAATTGTTGATTCATTAATTAATAAAAAAAAGGTTGAGATATCATTAGATCTTAAACCAGCATTGGATCATCAAAAAATCGAATCAAGAATACAAAGGGAAATAGCCAATTCAAGCAAAATGAATATTGCGACACTGCTTAAAGATCTTCTCCCCTCTCAGCTAATTGATCCTTTCATTGAAATTCTGTGCATCGATCCGTTAAAATCTGTAAATCAATTAAATATTAAGGATAAGAAAAATCTTATCAACTTACTAAAAGATTTTCGTATTGAAGCAACAAACTACAGAGGTTGGGATGAGGCAATTGTAACTGCTGGAGGTGTATCAATAAAAGAGATAAATCCAAAAACGATGGAATCAAAATTAGTAAGTAATCTCTATTTTGCAGGAGAAGTAATTGATGTTGATGGTAATACAGGAGGTTACAATCTCCAAATTGCATTTTCAACAGGATGGCTTGCCGGTAACTCCGCTGCAAAAAAAGTATTAGAGTCTACCTTATAA
- a CDS encoding fumarylacetoacetate hydrolase family protein, whose product MKIICIGLNYMDHIREMNNPIPQVPVFFLKPDTSLVRNNNPFFYPEFTNDLQYELEVVLKINKLGRNVSEKFAHRYYNEIGLGIDFTARDLQRLCKDKGMPWEMAKAFDGSAPISSFVQKDRFENLNNINFKLEKNDLIVQKGNTNDMVFKFDHIISYVTKFITLRTGDLIFTGTPVGVGPVKVGDRLKAYLEDELMLDFFIR is encoded by the coding sequence ATGAAAATTATATGTATTGGTCTAAATTACATGGATCACATTAGGGAAATGAATAACCCTATTCCACAGGTTCCTGTTTTTTTCCTAAAACCTGATACCAGTTTAGTTAGAAACAATAACCCTTTCTTTTACCCTGAATTTACTAACGACTTACAGTACGAATTAGAGGTTGTTTTAAAAATCAATAAGTTAGGTAGAAATGTTAGCGAAAAATTTGCACATCGTTACTATAATGAAATTGGCCTAGGTATAGATTTTACCGCTCGCGATTTACAACGACTTTGCAAGGATAAGGGTATGCCTTGGGAAATGGCAAAGGCTTTCGATGGATCAGCACCTATCAGTAGTTTTGTTCAAAAAGATCGGTTTGAGAATCTCAACAATATTAATTTCAAACTCGAAAAGAATGATTTGATTGTTCAAAAGGGTAACACTAATGACATGGTCTTCAAATTCGATCATATTATCTCCTATGTCACTAAATTTATTACCCTAAGAACAGGAGATCTTATTTTTACTGGAACTCCTGTAGGAGTTGGTCCAGTTAAAGTAGGGGATAGGTTAAAGGCCTATTTGGAGGATGAGCTAATGCTTGATTTTTTTATAAGGTAG
- a CDS encoding GNAT family N-acetyltransferase: MEKITIRDFTASDYQGLMNVWQFTNLGSAQRGDNLEIIEQSINMGGKMLVVESSNNEIIGTSWMTFDGRRIHLHHFGIHPKYQRKGIGLKLAKESLKFVKQKGYQVKLEVHKNNIAAIELYKNLGFTYLGDYDVYIIRDIGIIEG, encoded by the coding sequence ATGGAAAAAATTACAATAAGAGATTTTACAGCATCTGATTATCAAGGATTAATGAATGTTTGGCAATTTACAAATCTCGGCAGTGCTCAACGGGGAGATAACCTCGAAATCATTGAGCAAAGCATTAATATGGGCGGTAAGATGCTAGTTGTTGAATCATCAAATAATGAAATTATTGGCACATCATGGATGACCTTTGATGGGAGAAGAATTCATCTTCACCACTTCGGTATTCATCCTAAATATCAACGTAAAGGGATAGGATTAAAACTGGCAAAAGAATCACTCAAATTCGTTAAGCAAAAAGGTTATCAGGTAAAGTTAGAGGTTCATAAAAACAATATTGCGGCAATAGAACTTTATAAAAATTTAGGTTTCACCTATTTAGGTGATTATGATGTATACATCATACGAGATATTGGAATCATCGAAGGATAG